The DNA segment TTCGCTGCCGAGGAGGGCGAGGAGCCCGGCGCGTACGACGGCGTGGTCGTCGCAGAGGAGGATGCGGATGCGGTCGGCGGTCATGCGGGGTCCTGGGGTGTGGGGGCCGCGGTGGCGGCCGGCGGGGTCGGCACGGTGGCGGTGACGACGGTGCCCTCGCCGGGGGCCGATTCGATGGTGAGGGTGCCGCCGAGCTGGCGCAGCCGGGCGCGCATGGCGGGCAGGCCGTGGCCGCGCACCCCGGCGGGGGCGGTGGGCCCGGCGGCGGGTGTGAAGCCGCGGCCGTTGTCGGCGATGTCGAGGACGGTGCGGTCGTCCAGGTGGGTCAGGGTGAGGGCGGCCTCGGTGGCTCCGGCGTGCTCGGTGACGTTGGCGAGGGCGCCCTGGGCGATCCGGAGCAGCGCGGACTGGGTGCGGCCGGGCAGGACGGTGTGCGGGGCGCCCTCGATGTGGCAGCGGACGGTGAGCCTGCCCTGTGCCTGGGCGGTCTCGCGGGCGGCGATGGCGTGCAGGGCGGCTTCGAGGCCGCCGCCCTCGGCGAGGTCGGCGGGGGCCAGGTCGTGGACGAAGCGGCGGGCCTCGGCGAGGTTGCGTTCGGCGATGCCCGCGGCGGTGCTGACGTGGCGGCGGGCGGCGTCCGGGTCGGTGTCCCAGGTCCGGTCGGCGGCCTGGAGGAGCATCTGCTGGCTGGACAGGCCCTGGGCCAGGGTGTCGTGGATCTCCATGGACAGCCGCTGGCGTTCGGCGAGGGTGCCTTCGCGGCGCTCGATGGCGGCGAGTTCGCGGCGGGTGCGCAGCAGGTCGTCGATGAGCCGTTCCTGGCGTACGGCCTGCCGCTGCATGTGGACGAACACGGCGGTGGCGACGGCGGCGACGGCCGGCGGGGCGAGGACGAGGTTGGGGTCGAAGCCGTCGGCGAGGCGGAGCTGCGCGGCGACGACGAACAGGGTGAGCAGGGCGACCAGGGCGTACGCGGCGCGCGGCGGCAGGATGCGCAGCCCCGTGTAGAAGAGGGGGACCGCGCACCAGGCGAAGCTGGGCGCGAGCACGACGAGGACCATCCACACGGCGACGAGCGCCCCCAGCCAGACGAGGCTGCGCGGGGTCGGGCGGGAGCCGAGCACGGGCCCGATCACGTAGAGGGCGGCCAGCGCGATGGAGAGGCCGATGATCCACGGCGTGCGGTCCTCGCCGGGGTGCCGGAGCAGGAAGCGGGCGAGCGAGGCGCCGAGCAGCAGGAAGAACGCGGCGTGCATGAGCAGGGCGAGGGACCGGGTGCCGATGTCGTCCCCGAGGCGTGCGCCCCGGCGCGCGTACGCGGGGCCCTGGCCCTGTCCCACCTCGTACCCCTGCTTCCGGTCCTTGGTCGGACCCCTGTTGACCTGCGCGGACATTCCATCGTCCCCCCGGTCGGGGGCCCTCGCATCATCCGATCGGCCGACAGGGGTGTCAGCCGTCCCGCGCGCCGGGACGAGCCGGTACGACGACCGGATCGGGCCGGTTCCGGGCCAAGGATGGATTCAGGACGCGGGAACGACCCGCTTCCGTCCCTCCCCCCCCCGCTGAGGAGCCTCTGATGAAGAAGATGTCGCTGCGCACCCGTGTCCTGACCGGTACCGTCGTCGTCGCCGCCCTCGGGGCCGGCACCTTCGGCGCGATGTCCGCGAACGCCTCCACCCCGGCCGCCGCCCCCGCCACCACCGTCAAGGCCGACACCGCGAACCGCAACCTCCAGCAGACCACGCATCTGACCCTCGACGCCGCGAAGAAGGCCGCCGACGCGGCGCTGGACGCGGCGAAGAAGGAGAACCAGCGCATCGCCGTCTCGGTCGTCGACCGCAACGGCAACACGATCCTGACCCTGCGCGGCGACGGCTCGGGCCCGCAGGCGTACGAGTCCGCCGAGAAGAAGGCGTACACCGCCGTGTCCTGGAACGCCCCGACCTCCGAGCTGGCCAAGCGGCTCGCCCAGGCCCCGAACCTGAAGGACATTCCTGGCACGCTGTTCCTCGGCGGCGGTGCCCCGGTCCAGGTCAAGGGTGCTCCGGTGGCGGGCATCGGTGTCGCGGGCGCGCCCAGCGGCGACCTGGACGAGAAGTTCGCGCGGGCCGGCGTCGCCGCCCTCGCCAAGTAGTACGACCACCCCTGGGGAGACGGACATGAACGCCCTCGATCACCGGTTGCTCGACGCCGCACGCGCCGGCGACACCGATGCCGTGCGAGCCGCGATCGAGGGCGGTGCCCGTGTGGACGCCCGCGACGAGGAGTTGCGCACCCCGCTGCTCCTGGCCGTCCACGGGAACCACGTCGGGGCCGCCCGGCTGCTCGTCGCGGCCGGCGCGGACCCCGACGCGCAGGACCGGCGCGAGGAGAGCCCCTGGCTCGCCACCGGTGTGACCGGCAGCGTCGAGATGCTGCGCGTCCTGCTGCCGGCCGGCCCGGACCTGTCCCTGCGCAACCGGTTCGGCGGGATCGCGCTGATCCCCGCGAGCGAGCGTGGCCATGTCGCGTACGTACGGGAGCTGCTGCGGGCCACCGACATCGACGTGGACCACGTCAACCGGCTGGGCTGGACCGCCCTGCTGGAGGCCGTGATCCTCGGCGACGGGGGCCGGGCGCACCAGGAGATCGTGGAGCTGCTGCTCACGGCGGGCGCGACGCCGGGGCTCGCGGACGGCGACGGGGTGACCGCGCTGGAACACGCGGAGCGGCGCGGTTTCACCGCCCTCGCGGAGCTGCTGCGCGCGGCGACGGCCTCGGACCGGGACGCGGACGCGGGCGCGGCGACGGCCTCGGACCGGGACGCGGACGCGGGCGCGGGGACGAACGAGGGCGTGGACCCGGAGACGAGCCCGGACGCGGGAGGCCCCCGATGACCCGCCGCCGTACCCTGCGCGCCGTTCCTCCCCTGCTGGCCGCCGTCGCGGCGGCGGCCCTGCTCGCCGGCTGTGCCGCGGACGAGCCCGCGCCCGCCGCCACCTCCGCTGCCGCCGAGGCGCCTGCCTCGCAGGCGCCCGCCTCGCAGGCGCCCGCGCCCTCCGTCACGCCGGAGTCCGGCGCCACCCCCGAAGGCACCCTGCTCGTCGCGGACTTCGGGGGCGACACCGTCACCTTCGTCGATCCGGAGCGCGGCGCGTTCGACCGGGTCGAGGTGGGCACTGCCCCGTACGGGCTCGTGGTCGGGAAGGACGGCCGGGCGTGGGTGGCCACCGCCGAGGGCGTCGCGGTCGTGGACACGACGAAGCGGACCCGGCTGGACCGCATCCCGTACAGGACACGCACCGGACCCGCGACCACCGGCGAGTACCGGGGCGGCGGGATGGGTATCGCGCTGGCCCCCGACGGCCGGCGGGTGTACGTCGGCGTCAACGTGCCCGGCGACAACGGGGTTCTGGAGGTCATCGACACCGGCACCCGGAAGGTGACCGACACGGTTCCGGTCGGGCGCCGGCCCTTCGACGTGGACGTTTCGCGCGACGGCGCGGAGGTGTACGCCACCGGGCACGACTCGTTCGACGTGACGTCCGTCCGTACGGACACGCTGCGCACCGAGCGGATGGAGGTCGCCCCGTACGGCACCGAGGGCGGGCTCGGCTCCTGGCTGAAGCCGCACTACGCGGTGGTCCGGCCCTCGGACGGGAAGCTGCTGCTGCCGTTCGAGGGGGAGCGGCTCGCCGTCCTCGACCCGCGCACCGGGAAGGTGGCCGTGGAGCGGATGACGGCCGACACGCATCAGCACGGAGCGACGATGGCGCCGGACGGCACGCTGCTCGTCGTCGGCACGGGCCCGATCGTATCCGACGACCGGGAGGCGTCCCTGACGATCCGTGACCCGGACGGCTCCGAGCGCGTCGTGGACCTGGACGGCCCGCACGAGGACGTCGCCGTGTCACGGGACGGCCGAACCGCGTACGTCACCGGCGGGTTCACCCGCGACGGGTACTGGAACGGGATCACGATCGTCGACCTGGACGGCACGGCATCCCCGGTCCGCCTCGCGGCCGGCGAACGCCCGCTGGGCATCGCGGTGCTCTGAGCGGCGCCGCTCCCGGACCGGACACCGCTCCCGGTCCGGACACCGCTCCGGGCCCCGGCGGCGGGGGCCGTCCTTCGACTCCCCGGATTACGACATTCCGCACATAGGATCATCCGTGTGGATCATCGAACTCCGGTACGTCGAAGGACGGCCCGCGCCGCCTTCCCGCTGCTCGCCCTCGCACTCCTCGCGCCCGCCTGTTCGGGCGGGGTGGAGGGCAGGCCGGGCGCGGCCGGGGTGCGCGATCCGTACTTCCCGAAGCTGGGCAACGGCGGCTACGACGTCTCGCACTACGCCATCACGCTCGATGTGGACCCGGCCGGGCAGACGCTGCGCGGCACCGTGGAGATCACCGCGCGGGCCACGCAGGACCTCAGCTCGTTCAATCTGGACCTGGCCGGGCTGACCGTGGACTCGGCGACGGTTGAGGGGCGTCCGGCCGCCGTGAACCGGGCGGGCAACGAGCTGACGCTCCGTACGGACGCGGAGGTCGAGGACCGGCTGCGCCGGGGCGAGACCTTCCGCGCCGTCGTGCGCTACTCCGGCTCCCCGAAGACCGTCACGGACCCGGACGAGTCCGAGGAGGGCTGGCTGCCGACCGACGACGGGGCGGTGGCCCTCGGCGAGCCGACCGGTTCGATGGCCTGGTTCCCGGGCAACCACCACCCGAGCGACAAGGCCGCGTACGACCTGACGGTCACCGTTCCCGAGGGGCTTACGGCGGTCTCCAACGGTGTGCTCGCCGGACCGCCGGCGACGAAGGAGGGCCGCACCACCTTCCGCTGGCACACCGCCGAGCCGATGGCGAGCTATCTGGCGACGCTGGCGATCGGCCGGTTCGAGACGAAGACGTCCACGATGCCGGGCGGCGTCACCGTGTTCACGGCGGTGGACCCGGAGGTGGCGAAGGCGAGCGCGCGGACCGTGGACCGGGTGCCGGAGATCGTCGCCTGGGAGGCGGAGCACTTCGGCCCGTATCCGTTCTCGGCGACGGGCGCGATCGTGGAGCGCGAGGACGACGCCGGGTACGCGCTGGAGACGCAGACCCGGCCGTTCTTCCCCGGCCCGCCGAGCGCCGGGCTGCTCGTCCACGAGATGGCGCACCAGTGGTTCGGCGACTCGGTCACACCGGAGAGCTGGCGCGACATGTGGCTGAACGAGGGTCTGGCGACGTACGCGGAGTGGCTGTGGGAGGAGGAGAAGGAGGACACCCCGGCCGAGGAGTCCTTCCGGGACGCCTACGAGGACGAGGACAACTGGGCGTTCGCCCCGGCCGCTCCGCCGTCCGCCGCGCGGATCTCGGACGATCCGGTGTACGGGCGCGGGGCGATGGTGATCCACAAGATCCGCGAGGCCGTCGACGACGACGAGGAGTTCTTCGCACTGCTCAAGGGCTGGACGCGGAAGTACCGGCACGGCAACGCGTCCACGGCGGACTTCACCGCGTATGTGGAGCAGGCGACCGGGCAGGACCTGTCGGGGCTGTGGAAGGCCTGGCTGTACGGCGGGAGCCGGCCGGCCGCGGACGGCTGACCGGCTCCCGGACCGCTCGTGGGTCGACGACCGATGTACTCGGCCGGAGACCGACGCGCTGGGTCAGAGGCTGACGCCGAAGTCCGAGGCGATGCCGCGCAGGCCGGAGGCGTAGCCCTGGCCCACG comes from the Streptomyces sp. NBC_00525 genome and includes:
- a CDS encoding sensor histidine kinase, giving the protein MSAQVNRGPTKDRKQGYEVGQGQGPAYARRGARLGDDIGTRSLALLMHAAFFLLLGASLARFLLRHPGEDRTPWIIGLSIALAALYVIGPVLGSRPTPRSLVWLGALVAVWMVLVVLAPSFAWCAVPLFYTGLRILPPRAAYALVALLTLFVVAAQLRLADGFDPNLVLAPPAVAAVATAVFVHMQRQAVRQERLIDDLLRTRRELAAIERREGTLAERQRLSMEIHDTLAQGLSSQQMLLQAADRTWDTDPDAARRHVSTAAGIAERNLAEARRFVHDLAPADLAEGGGLEAALHAIAARETAQAQGRLTVRCHIEGAPHTVLPGRTQSALLRIAQGALANVTEHAGATEAALTLTHLDDRTVLDIADNGRGFTPAAGPTAPAGVRGHGLPAMRARLRQLGGTLTIESAPGEGTVVTATVPTPPAATAAPTPQDPA
- a CDS encoding GlcG/HbpS family heme-binding protein codes for the protein MKKMSLRTRVLTGTVVVAALGAGTFGAMSANASTPAAAPATTVKADTANRNLQQTTHLTLDAAKKAADAALDAAKKENQRIAVSVVDRNGNTILTLRGDGSGPQAYESAEKKAYTAVSWNAPTSELAKRLAQAPNLKDIPGTLFLGGGAPVQVKGAPVAGIGVAGAPSGDLDEKFARAGVAALAK
- a CDS encoding ankyrin repeat domain-containing protein, giving the protein MNALDHRLLDAARAGDTDAVRAAIEGGARVDARDEELRTPLLLAVHGNHVGAARLLVAAGADPDAQDRREESPWLATGVTGSVEMLRVLLPAGPDLSLRNRFGGIALIPASERGHVAYVRELLRATDIDVDHVNRLGWTALLEAVILGDGGRAHQEIVELLLTAGATPGLADGDGVTALEHAERRGFTALAELLRAATASDRDADAGAATASDRDADAGAGTNEGVDPETSPDAGGPR
- a CDS encoding YncE family protein, with protein sequence MTRRRTLRAVPPLLAAVAAAALLAGCAADEPAPAATSAAAEAPASQAPASQAPAPSVTPESGATPEGTLLVADFGGDTVTFVDPERGAFDRVEVGTAPYGLVVGKDGRAWVATAEGVAVVDTTKRTRLDRIPYRTRTGPATTGEYRGGGMGIALAPDGRRVYVGVNVPGDNGVLEVIDTGTRKVTDTVPVGRRPFDVDVSRDGAEVYATGHDSFDVTSVRTDTLRTERMEVAPYGTEGGLGSWLKPHYAVVRPSDGKLLLPFEGERLAVLDPRTGKVAVERMTADTHQHGATMAPDGTLLVVGTGPIVSDDREASLTIRDPDGSERVVDLDGPHEDVAVSRDGRTAYVTGGFTRDGYWNGITIVDLDGTASPVRLAAGERPLGIAVL
- a CDS encoding M1 family metallopeptidase, translated to MDHRTPVRRRTARAAFPLLALALLAPACSGGVEGRPGAAGVRDPYFPKLGNGGYDVSHYAITLDVDPAGQTLRGTVEITARATQDLSSFNLDLAGLTVDSATVEGRPAAVNRAGNELTLRTDAEVEDRLRRGETFRAVVRYSGSPKTVTDPDESEEGWLPTDDGAVALGEPTGSMAWFPGNHHPSDKAAYDLTVTVPEGLTAVSNGVLAGPPATKEGRTTFRWHTAEPMASYLATLAIGRFETKTSTMPGGVTVFTAVDPEVAKASARTVDRVPEIVAWEAEHFGPYPFSATGAIVEREDDAGYALETQTRPFFPGPPSAGLLVHEMAHQWFGDSVTPESWRDMWLNEGLATYAEWLWEEEKEDTPAEESFRDAYEDEDNWAFAPAAPPSAARISDDPVYGRGAMVIHKIREAVDDDEEFFALLKGWTRKYRHGNASTADFTAYVEQATGQDLSGLWKAWLYGGSRPAADG